The genomic window GCGGTTACCGGTCGCAAGATCCGCCAGTGGATTCTCGAAGCACCGCTGCAGCCGGAGCTTGAGGGTGCCATTGAAACCGCCTTTGCCGAAATGACCCAGGGCAACGCCGAAATGGCGGTGGCAGTACGTTCATCCGCCACGGCGGAAGACCTGCCGGACGCCTCCTTTGCCGGCCAGCAGGAAACCTTTCTGAACATCCGCGGCCTGGACAACGTCAAGCATGCTATCCGCGAAGTATTTGCGTCCCTGTATAACGACCGCGCCATCTCCTACCGCGTGCATCAGGGCTACGATCATATCGATGTTGCCCTGTCCGCCGGTATTCAGCGCATGGTGCGTAGCGAAACCGGTGCTGCGGGCGTCATGTTCACGCTGGATACGGAATCCGGCTTTCAGCACGCGGTCTTTATCACCTCCGCCTATGGCTTGGGCGAAACCGTGGTGCAGGGCGCAGTGAACCCCGATGAATTCTATGTCTTCAAGCCGACGCTGAGCCAGAAGGTACCCTCAATCCTGCGCCGCAATCTGGGCTCCAAGGCGATCAAGATGATCTATACGGCGGATGGTCGTGCCGGCAAGGCGGTGGCAACCGTTGAGGTGCCCCAGGCGCAGCGCAGCCAGTTCTCCATTACCGACGCTGATGTCGAAGGCCTGGCGCGCATAGCGGTCATTATCGAAAACCACTATGGCCGGCCTATGGATATCGAGTGGGCCAAGGACGGTGATGACGGCCAGCTGTATATAGTGCAGGCGCGGCCTGAAACGGTCAAAAGCCGTGCTCCGAGCAATGTAATCGAGCGTTATCTGTTAAAAGAGAAAGGTAAGGTGCTGGCCCAGGGGCGCTCCATTGGGCACCGTATCGGCTCTGGCCCTGTGCGCCTGGTGAGCGATCTGAGCCAGATGCATCTGGTGCAGCAAGGTGATGTGCTGGTCGCCGACATGACTGACCCGGACTGGGAGCCCGTCATGAAGCGCGCGGCGGCCATCGTCACCAACCGCGGTGGTCGTACCTGTCATGCGGCCATCATTGCCCGTGAACTCGGGATTCCAGCCATCGTCGGTTGTGGCGATGCTACCGAACTGCTGACTGAAGGTCAGCCGGTGACGGTGTCCTGCGCGGAAGGCGATACCGGCTGGGTGTACGAGGGGGAGCTGAGCTTCGAACATCAGACCAACAGGGTGGTGTCCATGCCGCCGTTGCCATTCGATGTGATGATGAACGTCGGCAATCCGGACCGCGCCTTTGATTTTCAGGCACTGCCCAACGCCGGTGTTGGTCTGGCGCGACTGGAATTTATCATCAATCGCATGATCGGTGTGCATCCCAAGGCGCTGCTGAATTTCGACAGTCAAACGCCGGAACTGCAAGAGACCATTAGGCGTCGTACCGCAGGCTATGCAGGCCCGGTGGAGTTTTATATCGACAAGCTGGTGGAGGGCATTTCGACCCTGGCGGCGGCCTTCTACCCGAAAAAAGTCATAGTGCGGATGTCGGACTTCAAGTCCAATGAGTACAGCCATCTGATCGGCGGCGCCGAGTTTGAGCCCAGCGAAGAAAACCCGATGCTGGGGTTCCGCGGTGCGGCGCGCTATATCTCGGAGTCGTTCCGTGACTGCTTTGAGCTTGAGTGCCGGGCGCTGAAGTACGTGCGTGACATCATGCGCCTGACCAACGTCGAGATCATGATTCCCTTTGTCCGCACCCCGGGGGAAGCACGTCAGGTAGTCGAACTGTTGGCCGACAACGGGCTGCGCCGGGGGGAGAATGGTCTGCGTTTGATCATGATGTGCGAAATTCCCTCTAACGCGCTGCTGGCTGATCAGTTCCTGGAATATTTTGACGGTTTCTCCATCGGTTCCAACGACCTGACTCAGCTGACCCTGGGGCTGGATCGCGATTCTGGCGTGATCGCGCACCTGTTTGATGAGCGCAATGAGGCGGTGAAAAAACTGCTGTCCATGGCAATAGAGGCCTGTCGCAGTAAGGGCAAGTATATCGGCATCTGTGGCCAGGGCCCGTCTGATCACCCGGACCTGGCCCAGTGGCTGATGGAGCAGGGGATCAACAGCGTATCCCTGAACCCGGACTCGGTACTGGATACCTGGTTCTTCCTGGCCAACCACCTGAAAGGCGCAGCGCAGCCTCAGGCGTAAGGGTCTGTCACTCATAGTACGATTGTCATGAAATGCGCGCTTTAATGGCTGGCAGCAATGGGCTGTCAGTCTGGCCGCCGCAGTCGAAGTGGCTGCCTGGCAATGGATGGCAGTAGCGATCTGGCTGCGACAGGGTAGTGCAGTCTTCCCTGTCTTTTGTGTTTGCCCTGTTGTTTTGACGGGGTGCGATAAATATTTCCACAATGATTCGGCGGCCTTAGGGCCGCTTTTTTTGATCTGTATTTTATACCGTTATCTTGCGCTGTGACTCGGATTGAGCGCGCAGTGGTTTGGCGGTTAACAGGCCGTCACCCTGGGTCTCTATTCAGAGCACGCACTCGACATGGGCTGGCAGGGGCATGGCGGCGAAGGTCTGTCGCAGCAGTTGCAGCATGGCGTGGGCGGCGGGGCTGAGGGAGCGTCCGCGGCGGCGGATGATGTAAAGGTCGCGGTAGATGGCGGGCTCCGACAGCGGCCGGAAGGCGAGGTGCTCGAAGGAGCGCGTGCCGGCGGCCAGTGCCGGCAGTACGGACAAGCCGATGCCGGCTTCTACCAGTGCGGCCAGGCCCGCAGGGTTGGACACTTCGATGGCCGGGCGATCGAGCCCCAGGCGGATGGCGTTGCCGGCCGGTGTTTGCGCCAGCTGGGCGCGAATGCCGGTATCGGCCGAGAGCATCAGCAGCTCTTCGTCTGCCAGTGCCTGCCAGGGCAGAGGGGTTTCTGGGGGGGGTGTCGAGCCTGATGAGTCGGCCAGGACGGGCTTTTCAAAACGGTGACCGCGGCTGAATACCACGCCAAAGCGGTCACGCAGAATGGGGGTGTAGCTCAGGTCGGGCTGGTCGGAGTGGTTGCCCCCCACGCCGAAGTCCACATCGTTGGCCAGTACGTGCTGTTCGATGCCGGCGGCGCTGTCGTCGCGCAGCAGAATGCCGATATTGGCATGGCGCGCACGGTAGGCTTGCACCACCGTCGGTAGCAGGCAGGCGATGGTGGAGGGCGACGCTGCTATGCCCACCTGGCCATGCTGGTATTCCGCCACGGCCTGCAAGTCGGACAGCGCGGTATCGAAATCCGATAGCAGTCGTTCGGCCACGGGCAGGAAACGCTCGCCCTCGGGGTTGAGCAGTACCCGCCGGGTCGTGCGGTCCAGCAGTCTCAGGCCGCTTTGCTGCTCCAGCTGCTTGATGGTGGCGGTGAGCGATGACTGGGTCAGATGCAGGTGCTTGGCAGCCTGGGTAAAACTGCCCTGGTGGGCAACGGCTACAAAGGCGCGCAGATGCCGGATCGAAAGATTATTCGCCATTAGTTATTAATCTATAAAATTTTAGCGTTTGAATGATAAATGCGAATTCTGCATCATAGCGTCCATACAGACAATCCCGCGTACCCATACACCCGGGATGCGATAGCGAGGACGCGCGAGCCCATGATTCCGCACATCAGGCATATCGATACTACGGCCCCCCTTTACCTGGAGTTTATCGAGCAACTGCAGCAGCAGGGATTCGGGGGTGATACCAGCCCGGATTACGCTAACCGGGTGGTGCAGTCCACCGACAACAGTATTTACCAGATGCTGCCCCAGGCCGTGGTCTATCCCGCTTCCGTTGAGGACCTGATGCTGATCGCACGGCTGTCCAGTCTGCCGCGTTTCAGTCGCCTGCGCATGAGTCCCCGCGGTGGCGGCACCGGCACCAACGGCCAGTCGCTCAGCGATGGTCTGATCGTCGATACCTCGCGGCACATGAACCGAATCATTGAGATCAATGCCAAGGAGCGCTGGGTACGGGTGCAGGGCGGGGTGGTCAAGGATCAGCTCAATGCGGCTCTCAAACCCTATGGCCTGTTTTTTGCGCCTGAGCTGTCAACCAGCAACCGCGCCACCATTGGTGGCATGATCAACACCGATGCCAGTGGTCAGGGTTCCTGTCTGTACGGCAAAACCCGCGACCATGTGCTGGAGCTGCGCTCGGTGCTGCTTGATGGCAGTTTCTGGGAGTCCAAGCCACTGAGCGACGCCAAGCTGCAGAAAATTCAGGCGCGGGAAGATCTGGTGGGTGAGGTACACCGGCTGGTGGACGCAATCTACTCGGATAAAAAAGAGCTGATCGAGGCCCGCTTTCCCAAGCTCAACCGTTGCCTCACCGGTTACGACCTGGCTCATATCCGCGACGAGAAGGGGCGCTTTAACCTCAACTCGGTGCTTTGTGGCTCGGAAGGCTCGCTGGCGTTTATCGCTGAGGCCAAGCTCAATGTACTGCCCATCCCCAAATATTCCGCCCTGGTTAACGTCAAGTACGACAGCTTTGAAAGCTCCCTGCGCGATGCCAAGGCACTGATGGCTTGGGGCCCGACATCCCTGGAAACGGTGGATTCGCGGGTGCTGAATCTGGCCATGGGCGATATCGTGTGGGATTCGGTGAGCGATTATTTCCCGCATCATGAGGGCGAGCCCGATATTCAGGGCATCAACCTGGTGGAATATACCGGCGACGATGAAACGCAGCTGCGGGCCGATGTCGCTGTGCTGGTGGCGCACCTTGAGCAGGTCAGTGGCCAGCCGGGTCGGAGCTTCGGTCATACGGTGGTGTTCGGCGCCGCCGAGATTGGCAAGATCTGGGGCATGCGCAAAAAGGCCGTGGGTCTGCTGGGCAATGCCGAAGGCGACCGGCGGCCGATTCCCTTTGTGGAAGATACGGCGGTGCCGCCGGAAAACCTGGCGGACTTCATCATGGAGTTTCGTGCCGTGCTGGATGCCCGGGGTCTGACCTACGGCATGTTCGGTCATGTGGATGCCGGTGTGCTGCATGTGCGCCCGGCCATCGACATGAAGGATCCGGCGCAGGAGGGCCTGGTGCGCGAGGTCACCGATGAAGTGGTGCGCCTGACGCAGAAATACAAGGGTCTGCTCTGGGGTGAGCATGGCAAGGGTGTGCGTTCGGAGTATTCGCCCGAGTTCTTTGGCGAACTCTACCCCGAACTGCAGCGCATCAAGGGCGCCTTCGATCCACATAATCAGCTCAACCCCGGCAAGATCGCGACGCCGATGATCGATGGCGCCGAGCTGCTGAAAATCGATGGCGTGCCCACCCGCGGCCAGCATGACCGCCAGGTCGGCGAGGCGGTGCGCAAGAGTTACGACTCCGCCATGAACTGTAACGGCAATGGTGCCTGCTTCAATTACGACCCCAATGACGCCATGTGCCCGTCCTGGAAGGGCACCCGCGAGCGTATTCATTCACCCAAGGGGCGTGCGTCCCTGGTGCGTGAATGGCTGCGCCTGATGTCCAATCAGGGCGTGGATCTGAATGATGCCAGTGCCCAGGTGCGGCGCTCGTCCTTTATTGGCGGCCTGCCGCAGCGCATTCGCAACAGCCTGCGCAAGCGTCGTGGCGAATATGATTTTTCCAACGAGGTGCATAGCTCGATGATGGGCTGCCTGGCGTGCAAGTCCTGCGTGGGGCAGTGCCCGATCAAGGTCAATGTGCCGGACTTTCGCGCGCGCTTTCTGGAGGTCTATTACGGCCGTTACCTGCGCCCGCTGAAGGATTATGTGGTGGGTAGTCTGGAATACATGATCCCGACCCTGGCGCGTTTTCCGGGGCCCTACAACTGGGTCATGGACAATATGCTGGTGAAGCGCTTCTTCAGAAGTCAGATTGGCATGGTCGACAGTCCGTCGATTTCGACCCTGGATCTGCAGTCCAGCCTGCGCCGCCGCGGCATTGAGCTGGCAACGCCGGAACAGGTGGCGAGTCTGTCCGAGGCGCAGCGCAGCAAGGCGGTGGTTATAGTGCAGGATGCCTTCACCAGCTATTTTGAAACGGGGCTGGTGCTGGATCTGGTGGATTTGCTCAGCCGGCTCGGTTTCTATGTGCTGGTGGCGCCGTTTCGTCCCAATGGCAAGCCGTTGCATGTACACGGTTTTATGGGGGCCTTCGAGAAAG from Marinobacterium aestuarii includes these protein-coding regions:
- the ppsA gene encoding phosphoenolpyruvate synthase; this translates as MQHYVQRLDQVGMADVDTVGGKNASLGEMISQLSAAGVRVPTGFATTAQAYRDFLAFEGLSQRIQDTLETLDASDVQALAVTGRKIRQWILEAPLQPELEGAIETAFAEMTQGNAEMAVAVRSSATAEDLPDASFAGQQETFLNIRGLDNVKHAIREVFASLYNDRAISYRVHQGYDHIDVALSAGIQRMVRSETGAAGVMFTLDTESGFQHAVFITSAYGLGETVVQGAVNPDEFYVFKPTLSQKVPSILRRNLGSKAIKMIYTADGRAGKAVATVEVPQAQRSQFSITDADVEGLARIAVIIENHYGRPMDIEWAKDGDDGQLYIVQARPETVKSRAPSNVIERYLLKEKGKVLAQGRSIGHRIGSGPVRLVSDLSQMHLVQQGDVLVADMTDPDWEPVMKRAAAIVTNRGGRTCHAAIIARELGIPAIVGCGDATELLTEGQPVTVSCAEGDTGWVYEGELSFEHQTNRVVSMPPLPFDVMMNVGNPDRAFDFQALPNAGVGLARLEFIINRMIGVHPKALLNFDSQTPELQETIRRRTAGYAGPVEFYIDKLVEGISTLAAAFYPKKVIVRMSDFKSNEYSHLIGGAEFEPSEENPMLGFRGAARYISESFRDCFELECRALKYVRDIMRLTNVEIMIPFVRTPGEARQVVELLADNGLRRGENGLRLIMMCEIPSNALLADQFLEYFDGFSIGSNDLTQLTLGLDRDSGVIAHLFDERNEAVKKLLSMAIEACRSKGKYIGICGQGPSDHPDLAQWLMEQGINSVSLNPDSVLDTWFFLANHLKGAAQPQA
- a CDS encoding LysR family transcriptional regulator, which encodes MANNLSIRHLRAFVAVAHQGSFTQAAKHLHLTQSSLTATIKQLEQQSGLRLLDRTTRRVLLNPEGERFLPVAERLLSDFDTALSDLQAVAEYQHGQVGIAASPSTIACLLPTVVQAYRARHANIGILLRDDSAAGIEQHVLANDVDFGVGGNHSDQPDLSYTPILRDRFGVVFSRGHRFEKPVLADSSGSTPPPETPLPWQALADEELLMLSADTGIRAQLAQTPAGNAIRLGLDRPAIEVSNPAGLAALVEAGIGLSVLPALAAGTRSFEHLAFRPLSEPAIYRDLYIIRRRGRSLSPAAHAMLQLLRQTFAAMPLPAHVECVL
- a CDS encoding FAD-binding and (Fe-S)-binding domain-containing protein; the encoded protein is MIPHIRHIDTTAPLYLEFIEQLQQQGFGGDTSPDYANRVVQSTDNSIYQMLPQAVVYPASVEDLMLIARLSSLPRFSRLRMSPRGGGTGTNGQSLSDGLIVDTSRHMNRIIEINAKERWVRVQGGVVKDQLNAALKPYGLFFAPELSTSNRATIGGMINTDASGQGSCLYGKTRDHVLELRSVLLDGSFWESKPLSDAKLQKIQAREDLVGEVHRLVDAIYSDKKELIEARFPKLNRCLTGYDLAHIRDEKGRFNLNSVLCGSEGSLAFIAEAKLNVLPIPKYSALVNVKYDSFESSLRDAKALMAWGPTSLETVDSRVLNLAMGDIVWDSVSDYFPHHEGEPDIQGINLVEYTGDDETQLRADVAVLVAHLEQVSGQPGRSFGHTVVFGAAEIGKIWGMRKKAVGLLGNAEGDRRPIPFVEDTAVPPENLADFIMEFRAVLDARGLTYGMFGHVDAGVLHVRPAIDMKDPAQEGLVREVTDEVVRLTQKYKGLLWGEHGKGVRSEYSPEFFGELYPELQRIKGAFDPHNQLNPGKIATPMIDGAELLKIDGVPTRGQHDRQVGEAVRKSYDSAMNCNGNGACFNYDPNDAMCPSWKGTRERIHSPKGRASLVREWLRLMSNQGVDLNDASAQVRRSSFIGGLPQRIRNSLRKRRGEYDFSNEVHSSMMGCLACKSCVGQCPIKVNVPDFRARFLEVYYGRYLRPLKDYVVGSLEYMIPTLARFPGPYNWVMDNMLVKRFFRSQIGMVDSPSISTLDLQSSLRRRGIELATPEQVASLSEAQRSKAVVIVQDAFTSYFETGLVLDLVDLLSRLGFYVLVAPFRPNGKPLHVHGFMGAFEKAAQRNAQMLNALADSGLPLVGIDPSMTLTYRQEYAYALATDKLPPVRLVQEWLVEQQAVLEAAGKSMPAGHFKLLAHCTEKTSAAPSIRNWQQIFSAMGQRLELLAVGCCGMSGTYGHESANLETSRRIYDLSWREPVNDAENHERLLATGYSCRSQVKRLDDQEVPHPVQALLEQLCQARV